TCATTCGCATGCCGATAATAGTCACCCGCCGAAGCACTAAAGTTCAACGCATGCATGCCGCCCCCGACTGACCGATTCCCAATCGGCGGATACTTCGTCGCCGCGATGATGGACTTCGCTTGCTCGACAGTGTCGACCATCGGAGCGACAATTCCCATTGCACCGGCGTCGAGTGCTCGCTTGATGTGGGTGTGATCGCCATTCGGCACACGACAGATCGGCACACAACCGGCATCGGCGATCACGCCAAACAACGTGCCCGCTTCCATCCAGCTAATCGGCGAGTGTTCCATGTCCACGGTCAGCCACGGAAACCCAGTGCGGGCCATCAACCGAGTGGCAAAGATATTGCCAAACGATAACCAAGTCCCGACCTGCGGTTTCCCGGCTTGCAACTGTTGTTTAACGGGGTTCTTTTTCATCAGCGAATTCCTACAGTTTCGTCGGGTGCGTCGTGACGCACCACAAAACGATCATGAATTGATTGGAAGAGACGGTGTATCGCGACGCACTCGACAAAGCTTCGTTACTTCTTGAACATGGGATTGTTCGGGTTGCCACGTGAGAGCAAATACGCCATCAAATCGAGAACTTCCTCCCGATTCAAATCATTAAGCAATTTCGCGGGCATCGTGGAGGTTTTTGAGGGCGTCATGATTTCGATGTCGTCTTTGTCCACAGTGACAGTCTTTGAGATATCGACCGGGTCGGTCAAGATGACAACTTTGCCGTCTGCCTCGGAGAGGACACGTCCCGAATAACTCAGTCCTGACGACAAGAACACCTTCATTTCACGGTATTGATCGGAAATGACTTTACTAGGATCGATGATCGCCTCGGCCAAATCCTTGCCACCGAACCGACCGGCGACGTTGGAAAGATCCGGCCCAGTGGCCCCGCCTTCGCCACCGTATCGGTGACAACGCACACACTGAGCCGCCGCGAACATGGCTCGACCTTGGTCGAAATCGCGACCGGTCAAACCGGACTTGGTCATTTGCACCAACTCATCGACTGTCCAGTTTTTCCCCGGTCCCTGTGGCTTGGGGAGTTCTTCGAGTGATGGCGGTTCCAGATCGACGGTGCGTTCGAGCGCATCGCGTTCGGCATCGGTCGTGTTCTCCAACGCCTCTTTACGAATATTGTCGATGAAGCCCTGGTAACTCGCCCCGCCACTTTTCTCACGGAGTTTCGACAAGTGCTCGAAATACGCTTGGCGTTGTTCCAAAGTCCATCCGTATTTCAGATTTCGTAGCACCAACGCATAGAAGACTTTGTCCGGGTCGGGTTGGTTGGCAATCATCTGAGCAACCGTGCCGCCGTACCGCGAGTTGCGAGCCAACAAATCCGCCCGCTGTTCCGCAGTGGGTTTGAATGGCTTGTCCATCAACTTCAGCGTTTTTGTGATGACCGTCGGCGAATTCAGATAGACCAACAACCGTGCGAGTTCCCGGTTCACATCGGAATCGTCACTGGGGAAATACGGATCCAGTTTATTCGCTAACTCCGAAGCAACTTGCTGCGTCGGTTCGCCCATACGAATGAAGACCAATGCCCACGCACGCAAGTACGCCAGTTTTTGTTCCTTCTCGAACTCACCTGGATTCAACTTCGTGAGTGCGGTCACGGCAATCGCTTTTTGTGATGGATCACCTTGTCGAGCCAACGCGATGACGGCCGAGACGACTTGCTCAGGAGTATCGGCTTGATCCAATTTCGGCAACCATTGCTCGACCGATCGGTGCTCCAACGCAACCCGTGCGGCGTAGCGAATGAATCGATCGGAGCTATCCAAATTCGACCAGATGAAGTCCAAATCTTCTTTGCTGACTTTGCCAGGATGGTGCAACGCTTCCAAACGTTGTCGCGTTTCACGCATGTTCTCGTTCGACTGGTTCTTCGCTTCAACTGGTTCGGTGGACTCATCCCCCACATACGTCACGCGGTAGAGTTCCGATTGTGTGCCGCGACCACCGATCGTGAAATACAACGCACCGTCCGGTCCGACGGCGGCATCGGTCAATGGCAGCGGTGTGCGAGAGAGAAACTCCGTGCGTTCGCCGTCATAAGTGGAACCGTTCGGCGTGAGATGAATGGCATAGATCGTGCCGAAGGTCCAATCGAGCAAGTACAACGCCTTTTGATACTTCGCCGGGAATTTGGTGCCATAGCCGAACTCCACACCAACTGGCGAACCAGGACCGATCTCGACAACTGGCGGCAGGGAATCCGGGAAATACGTCGGCCATTTGCCGGTACCGCTTCGCCAACCGAATTCGCTACCGCTAATCGCATGACTGACCCGCGTCGGACGATACCACGGTGAACCCAGGTCCCATTCCATGTCGGCATCGTATGCGAAGAGTTCACCGTCGGCATTGAACGCCATGTCGTACGGATTGCGATAACCCACGCTGAACATCTCCCACGTCTCGCCGTTGCGGTCGGTCTTGGCAATCCAACCGCCGGGTGCCAACTTGCCGCGAGCGTGACCACGGGCGTCCCATTGACGCGGCAACAGCAGGTCTTCACTCCAATTCGATGGAATGCGTGAGGCATCGAACTTCGGCGGGTTGGTGTGATTCCCCGCGATGACAAACAATGATTTTCCGTCTGGCGACAACCGAACCGCATGCGGTCCGTGTTCACCGCCACCTTGGAACGATTGCAGTTTTTTGACTTCGTCGTACTGGTCGTCGCCATCGGTATCGGTCAGCCGATAGAACCCGCTGCCGGGTCCACCGTTGACGGAACAGTACAAATGACCGAACGCAGCGAGCATCCCCTGAGCCGACGTCATCTTGACATCCAATGGTTCGACTTTCGTGGGTTCATCGCTGCCGATCGGTGGCGGTGTAATCCGGCAAAGTCCTTTGTCGCCTTGATCACTCGCGATCAAACGTCCTGTTTCATCAAAGGTGATGCACACCCAGGAACCGAGTTCGTCTTTCGGCACTGTGTACAACAATTCGACCTGAAAACCTGGTGGCGTTTGAAACACGTTCCGCGGTTGACTACTCGCCAACCCGGTTTTCGAGAACACATTGCCCCACGGTTGATCGCCCATTTTCCCGATCGTTCGCACCGCGACGGCATCGCTACCACTCTTCTGACGTGAGGCGGTCCAACTGTCATCAGTAACGATGTATTTGGGATCGGCGTTGGGATCACGTTTGCTGCCCAGCACCAATTTCATGGCGAATGCGGCGATCCCACCAGCGTTGTTCGCTTCGACGAGAATTTCATTCTCGCCCCGCTTGAGCATCGCGCCAATCTCGCGGGTTTCCGGCGTTTGCCATTCACTGCTGCTGAAGACCTTCTTGCCGTTGAGATGCACGGTCATCACGTTATCGCAGGACGCAATCATGGTTCCGGTCCATCCACGGTCCACGCTGAATGTTTTCCGGAAGTACCACGTTTGATTGTCGTTGCCTTCGCCCCAAATCCATTTTGGTTTCGGTCCTTGGTTGAAGTCGACCACGGGCGAATCATTCGGCTCGGCCGTTTCGCCTTTTACCTGTGATGCAGCGACTTCCGGCACTTGCGTCAGAACTTTTGCATCTTCCGCGACGACTTGACCGAGCGAAAATGCCCCCAGAACAAAGCCCAAACAACACCATCCGCCCCCCCGGACGATCAGCAACGAACGCGACATTTCGAACCTCTTTGGAATTGATGAGAGTATTCCGTTAAGATAACGAATGCCCGATGCGAACGGTACTGTGAGACGTGGCGACCAGCGCCGGATGTGTGATGGAACTGCGGTGGCGTGTTGGTATCCGAAGTGGTTCCAACGACAGAGACACTCGCAATCTGCCTAAGAGATCAAACGATGAGGACCATCGCGTTTGCAATTTGCTTGTGCATTCTGTGCGGTTGCGATGCAGCGTTCTTCGAAACACCGCCTGCGTATGAAACGCTTGATACGTTTTTGAAAGTTCCGCCTCCGACAATCGAGGCACCACCGTTCTTCGTTGTCGACGATGAATCACAGCCAGTCCCAATACCGGACACCCCATGGTGCTTGGGAGCGGCAATCGCCGAACCATACCAACGCACGGCCCCGCCGCCTTTCCCTGACCAGCTAACACTGGACGAAATCAATGAGATCATTGCACCACTTCACGAGCCGGAAGCAGCAATCACTGACTGTGCTATGAAAATCTGCGGTGATAGTTACACCTATGTTGGCGAAGTGACGACGGACTGGCTCAACGGTCCCGTTGTCGTCACCTGTGGTACAATATTCACTGACCGAGGCGAACGGATAACGCAATTCATCATCAATCGACAACGGTATTTACGTCGGAGTCTGCATACGAATGTGTTGACATGGTGGCAGACATACCAGTGAAATCGGTCCCGCACATCCATACCGCCGACGTGTCGGCGACGTCCGATCCTATGAGATCGTCTGGGGAGCCTACTCATCTTTCCGGGCCGCGAGCCATTTGGCGTATTCGCTGTGCGAATAGAAGATGATGTTCGTGCCGAGTTGGTAACATGCTTCCCAGACGGTCGGTTTCACACCGGCGTGGTCGTCGGCCCAGGCGTCGGCGATGTCGCCGGGATGGTAATAGCACACCCAGCGTCCGTCGACCTTCCAACCGAGAGCCTCTTTCCCACCGTGCGGAGCGACGTACGGCAGGAAGGGCAGGGTGTACGGGATGCGGTGAATCACGTCGTCGAGCGGCACCGGCACCTCCCGCACGTTCGGCAACACTTGGTGCATCATGTGCAGAACTTGATTGTGAAAATGCCGACTCCCGCCGTTGTCCACGAACAACATACCGTGCTTGTCGAGCAGATATTCCCGGAGAATTTTGATCTCGCTGTTGGAGAGTGAGATGTTTTTCTGACCGGTGAGGAAGACCATCGGCGGAGATTTGCCGATCGGAAAGTTTTTGAGTTCCGCGACGCGTCGAGCTTCGGTTTTGGCGGCGACCTTCTGACCGGTCCGGATACCATATTCGATCAGAATATTTTGGTCCGCTCCGACGCCGAAATCCTGGTTCCAGTCGCCACCGGAGTACTCCAACCGAATAAACCGCACCTTGCCCTTCTGTGTGCCGCCTGCGAAACCGGCTCCCTCACCCTGACCGTAACCAACGGTGTAGGCGTGTTTCGTCAGTTCTTGCGTGATGACCTGCACTTCGTCGATCGGCGGAACTTTGAACTTCAGAGCCGACAGCGGATTGACGACGAACTTCTGCCGAATCTTCTTCTGCACTTTGACAACCTGGGCGATCGGCTGCTGTTGCCCACCACCAGCGGGCATTTCATAGACTTCCGAGCAACCACCAACCTGCGTGAGCAACATGTACCCGGCGAAGAACAACACGATGTAGCTCGTGAGTGCCGATAGCGATTGATTCAATTTCTGACTGCGACGCCCGTAAAACCAGGCATCCGGACGGAGCGGGTTCCAGATGCGTTTTGGCGGTTCGTCTGCCGATTCCAGGGCGTTGAGCCAATGGCGACGTTCGATTCGTTCGAGCGTCCAGATCATCCATGCCAAGCCGACGAAGAAGGTTCCGATCGTGCCCCATAATGCCAGTTGGCTGCGAATCCACTCCCAACCCAATGCGTGAGCCGCGAACACACTCAATTGCCACCACATCAGTCCGATCACAGTGGCGACCGCCCGACGCCGCGCGACACCGGTTTCACGAACTCGCCACCACCAAAACAGCCCCATGGGAACTGTGGATGCGAAGACCCCCCAATACACACCGGTAACCCAGCCGTGCGTATCGGCGAGTCGCGTGAAGTATTTCCACGTTGCGACCGCGACCAGCCACACGACGAAAAACACGCCGGCGAGAATCATTTGGTTGCGGGACTTCGAGGTTTCGGACATGAGTCGGATTCAGTTGTGCGAGTATGGTCTCGCGGACGTCAGCAAACTTGAAATTCTTCGCATCCACCGCAGACGCAGAAGACCGCCACGCGGTCATTCCAGCGAACGATCGAGAATGCTGTCCAAGTCAGGTGCGTCGGCCGGATCGGTGCCTTTGGTTTCGTCGATACCAAGCACGCGAGCCGCGTTGTCGAGGTCGGGCTTCGATGCCGCGGGATTCGTTGGTGCGGTGTTCGTGGGGGCTTCCGAAGGTGATGCAGCCGTTTCGGTGGCATCGTTTGTTGGTGCTTTCGAAGGTGCGGCCGGAGTGTTCGCCGCTTTCGATTCCACCTGTTGCGATGCGGCCTCGGCGGGTTCGCTCATCAGATACGGCACAACGGTGAAGACGCCGATCACCAGCACGAAGCCAATCGTCGATAGGAATAATGCCTGGACTAATCCGCTCGCCGCGACCGCCCCCAACGCGTCTTGCGGCGATTTCCCTTGAATCGAACTGAGGAACTCTCGCAACTCGGTCGCGGAAGCAGCTCCGTTCCGGTGAAGTTTCTGTAGATCGTTCGCCACTCCGCCGCGGGTCGGCGGTTCACTGAGTCGGTCTCGTGTATGTTCCATATTTTTCTCCGACAGTCCGCAGGAAAAACTCTCGCGGACGGAATGCTATTCGGATTCGGTTTTCTGTTCTTCGAGAACAAGGAACGCTTCGCCACCGGCTGCCCCGACGGCTTCCAACACTGGCCCCCAGCGTTGACCAAGCGCGTCTTTGTGAATCTTCAGAAGCACGTTGCGTTCGCCTTTCGGGGCATCGCCGAGAAGTCCACTGATTGAGCCTTCTAACGCCGCGAGCCCGATCTCACCACCATTGAGGTACAACCGGCTTTCCTTGTCGATCACCACACTGACTTGCGATTGCCGTCCCGCTTGCAACTCCGCCGCGTTGGCTGGTTGCCACTGCAAATGGCTATCGTCCTGAGCCCGGGCCAAGATGACGAAGAAGATCAGCAGATTGAACGCAATGTCCCCCATCGCCATGCTCGGCACTTCTGCGGTTGAGGATCGACGGCGAATTTTCATGATGTGATAATCAGATGACAGATTTACTCGGCTGGGATATCAACTTCTTTTTCTTCTTCGGTTTGCAGCACGACGGTGCCACCGGCGGTGTCGATGATCTCGGACACCTCCACATACCGAGACCAAGGCGCGTCGTTGTCGTAACTGACGACGACGAGTTTCTCCTCCGGCGTGCGAGCGGCACTAAACTTGTTGGTGAGTGCCGGTCGAAGCGTCTCCGGTTGAATTGGGTCACCATTGTATAACAGGACGGTTCGTTTGATGCGGACTTCCAGGTTTTCCTGTTCGTTTTGCTGCTCGACGGTTTCGCTGCCGGGGATGTTCTGCTCCTTGCCACCCTCCGGTTGGACCGACGCACACACCAGGAAGAACACAATCAAATTAAACGCAATGTCCCCTGTCGCACTCGCGGGCGATTCCACCAACAACTTGTTTCGACGCCGAATTCGCATGCTGTTCTTTGGTTTTCCGTTCGAAGGGTGCGTCGTGACACACCGCATTTGAGCGTTGGATCTTGGTGCATCGCAACGCCCCCAACAGTTATGTGACGAGATCCGTTTCGGACTTTTCGGTGATCGCTCCGTTGCGGTCGGCGAGGGTTTCGTTCAGTGAGACGGTTTCGATCAGTTCCGTGGCGGATTCTTCCACATCCAACACGAAGCGATTGATCACGCTGTTGAAGTAGTTAAAGCCGATGAACGCGGGAATCCCGATAATCAACCCCGCACATGTCGTCAGCAGGGCTTCACTGATCCCGCCGGAGGCGAGTTTCACAATGTTTTCCTCGCCGATGCGTTCGTTGATTTCGTTGAAAGACACAATCATCCCGGACACGGTTCCCAAGAACCCCAACATCGGAGCGGCACTCGAAACCGTCGCGAGAATCGGGAGATGTTTCTCCAACGCAGCGACGATATGAACACTGTAGTCGTCCATCGCCTTGATGACTTGTTCCTCGATGCGGGCGGTGTCGTAGCCGAGTCGCCGCAGCACAACATACTTCCGCAAACCCGCCGCGAGAATGGCGGCCACGGGGCCGGTTTCCCGGTCGCACAACTCCAGCGCCTTCTCGGGTTGGTCTTGTTCGAGCAATGCTCGGACTTTGTTCCGGAGCTGGGAAGAATCGGTGCTGAGCATTTTTAAACTGCGGTAGCGTTCGATGATCACACCGAACGCGACAATTCCCAGCAGTAGAATCGGCAGCATGAACCAACCGCCATCAAGCAGCAATTTCAACGCACCGGAATTCATCAATCCACCGAGAACACCGTCAGAAGCCGATTCTTCCGCGGGTTCGGTCTCCGCGTTATCGGCCGGTTCCGATTGATCGGTGGGGGCGGGGTTCTCTGGAGCGACTTGCTGTTCGGCGGCCGGTGGTGGCACATCGTCCACTTCCGGCGCAGTCGGAGCCGCCTGTGCAAACAGGAGCGTACAGACAATCCAGTGCGTCATGACAATTCACGGCTTTCCAAGATTTCGATTTCACTCACTCACGAGGTGTTCTCGGGGCTTTCCCGTCGTAACCAATTGTCAAAACCTGACGCGAGGATACGCAAAAATTGACCATTCCGCCCGTTTTTTCAAAAGTCCCTGATATGACGTTCACGAAAAACCGACGCAATGAGTCTCCATCTTGACGCACTCTGCTTGGGCTGGCAATCCGACACGAGAGTCGCGAGAATACCGTCGCCTTCTATGATTTTTCCCGAGAGAATTGACCATGTCCGACGATCGTCAAGCCGCCACAATTCTGATCTTCGGTGCCACCGGAGATTTGACGGCTCGTAAACTCTTGCCTGCTCTCTATGAATTGTGGAGCGCTGGGTATTTGTCAGATCGGTGTCCGATCGTGGGGGTCGCTCGGCGGGATAAATCCGACGACGATTTCCGCAGCGATATGCAGGCAGCCATCCGCGATGCGCGCGATGACTATAGCGATGAAAATTGGGACAAATTCGCCAGCCGACTGTTCTATCAACGCACCGACTTGAAAGACCCCGAAGATTTTCGTCGGCTGCGTCAACGGGTGGAATCGCTCGAAGAAGAAACCGACACACGCGGAAAGCGGCTTGTCTATTTGGCCACCGCACCTTCGCTGTTCGTGCCGTCCGTCGAAGCCCTGAGCGATGCCGGCATGATCCCCAATGCCGACGATGAGCAGGTTCTGCGGGTCGTTATCGAAAAGCCATTCGGGCACGATTTGGAGTCGGCTCGTGAAATGAGCACGGAACTCGGTCGACTGCTCCGAGAAGATCAGATTTACCGCATCGACCACTATCTCGGCAAAGATACCGTCCAGAACATTTTGATGTTCCGCTTCGGCAATTCGATCTTCGAACCGCTGATGAACCGTAACCACGTCGATCACGTGCAAATCACGGTGGCGGAGTCACAGGGGATGGAACACGGTCGCGGAGGATATTACGACCACGCCGGTGCCCTGCGAGACGTGTTGCAAAACCATGCGTTGCAACTTCTTTGCCTCACCGCTATGGAACCGCCGGGGCAATTCCTGCAAGAACACATCCGGGACGAGAAAGTTAAAGTCCTCGAGGCACTCGAAGCCCCATCGAAAAACATCGACGACTGGGCCGTTGCGGGGCAGTACACCGAAAACACGATCGGCGGCGAAACCTTGCTTGGCTATCGTCAAGAAGACCGCGTCGATGAGAACTCGAACCGCGATACGTACGTTGGAATGGAAGTTCACATCGACAACTGGAGGTGGTCCGGTGTGCCGTTTTATCTGCGAACCGGCAAACGGATGACGAAACGCGTCACTGAAATTGCGGTCCAATTCAAGTTACCGCCCCAGCACCTCTTTCAAACCGTGGAGTGTGAAGGTGACATCTGCGATGTTGTCGGCACACAGCCGAATGCGTTGGTGTTCCGTATTCAACCGAAGGAAGCGATTTCGCTGAAGTTCTCCACCAAACGTCCCGGCATGCAATATCAAGTTCACCCGGCGAACATGGAATTTTGCTACGAAGACGCATTCAGCAACCGAATGCCTGAGGCGTACGAGCGGTTATTGCTCGACGTCTTGCGAGGCGATTCGACGTTGTTCACTCGTAGTGACGAACTCGAAGCGGCTTGGAAATTTGTCACACCGGTTCTCGACCACTGGGAACAGGACAACTTTGAACCGAATTTCTACCCCGCCGGAACTTGGGGACCGAAAGCCTCCGACGAACTCCTCGCCAAAACCGGCCGCCACTGGCGACGCCCACAAGAATCCGGACCGGCTTGATTCTGTAAACGAGTGTCACGTCCATTGAAGTCGCCGACGACCTTGATCCGGTCTAGTTCACCGTCTTGGCGAAATACAAGCCGGTGTAGACTTTGGGATCGATATACCGGCCTTTTGCTCGGCGTTTGAGCCAGTTATCGATATCATCGAGCGGGACTTCGTGGATTTCGATGTCTTCGGAACCGTCTCCGCCGCCGTCTTCGACTTTCGTCAAACCGGTCGCTAGATAAAAGGTGACGACTTCCGTCGACAGCCCCGCCGACGGTGGTCCCTCGGTGACTTTCTTCATGCGACGGGCTTTGTAGCCGGTCTCTTCGAGCAGTTCTCGTTTGGCCGCCAACGCGGGTGTTTCCGAACCGGGCTGGTCCCCGACCAGACCGGCCGGAATCTCAACCACCCGTTTGCCGACCGGTGCCCGGAATTGCTCGATGAGGACGATCTTTCCGTCGTCAGTGACAGGAATCATCGCCACGATCCCCGTGACGCCCACACGGTCGACGTATTCCCAGCCGCTCTCGCGTAGCAATCGCAGGTATTTGCCGTGGGCTTGAAAATCAATTGCGGAATCGGAATTCATGGTGGTTGGCTTCGTTGGTTTGAGTCGGTGGGCTCGTTATCATGTCAACGTCGTCACCCCGAGTATAGATCAATCGAAAAAGGGAAATCCATGTTCCATCGTCGCTCATTGTTGGCCGTTGCGTTGGCTACTGTGCTGGGGTTGCCGCTGTCTTCATCCGCTGCGGAAAAACCAGCTCGCGTGCTATTTTTGACGCAAAGCAAGGGCTTCGTACACGGTTCGGTGAAACGCAAAGGGCAGGAGTTGTCGCCGTCCGAAATCGCGATGAAACAACTCGGCCAGCAAACGGGGTTGTTCACGCTGGATGCCACTCAAGACGCCGCTACGGACTTCACGCCGGAGAACCTAAAGAAATACGACATCGTGATGCTCTACACCACCGGCGAGCTTCCCATCAGCGACGAAGCGAAAGAGTATTTTCTGAACGATTGGTTGAAACAACCGGGACACGGCGTGATCGGTTTTCACTCCGCGACCGACACCTACCGCAACGACAAACCCGAACACGCCTGGTACCGCGAGTTGATTGGCGGCACATTCGCTGGGCATCCGTGGAACTCTCGGAACAATGTCACGATTGCCGTTCATGATCCCGAACATCCCGCCATGCAACCGTTCGGCGAGGAGTTTCAGATCCAGGACGAAATTTATCAGTACAAGAACTTCGTCCCGGAAAACGTGCACGTGCTGATGAGTTTAGATATGTCGAAATGCAAGCCGAGTAAACCGTATCATGTGCCGGTGGCGTGGTGTCGTGAGTGGGGCGAAGGCAAGATCTTCTACAATAATCTCGGCCACAACAACCAAACCTGGACCGACAAACGGTTTCTCAAATCGACCGAAAACGCGGTGAAGTGGGTGCTCGACCAAGTCGAAGGCGACGCCGACCCCAACCCCGAAGTCTCCGCCCAAGCCGAAGCGGATGCAAAAAAAGCCGCGAGTTAGAATTGTGTCGGTCAGGCTGTGCCTGACCGTTTCAAAAAATCCGCAACGAGTCGCGTCAGGCGCAGCCTGGCCGACTCACACGCCCACCGAGTGGTCCTTCAACTGACGATTTCACCATGACAACTGTTCGCACGCGATTCGCACCGTCTCCGACTGGCTACATGCACATTGGTGGCATGCGGACCGCTTTATTCAATTGGCTGTGGGCCAAAGCTAACGGCGGCCAATTTATTCTTCGCATCGACGACACCGACCAAAAACGCCACGTCGAATCCGCCTTGGAACCGATCTTCCAAGCCTTCCGTTGGCTCGACATGGATTGGGATGAAGGTCCGGAAGCCGGTGGGGAGTTTGGTCCGTATTTTCAATCGCAGCGGGGTGACTTGTACAAAGCCGCTGTGGAAAAATTGCTCGCCGACGGCCATGCCTTCCGTGACTACAACACGCCCGAGCAGAACGCTGAAGATCGGGAACTCGCCGACAAAGAAAAGCGTCCCCGACTCAACATCCGGCGGTCCCTTGATCTGACCGACGCTGAACGCGAACAGTATGAAGCGGAAGGTCGGAATCATGTGATTCGATTGTTGGTCCCGCGTGACGAGAAAATCAGTGTCGATGACCTCGTCCGTGGCCACGTCGAGTGGGATTTATCGATCATGTCGGACCCCGCCATCGCCCGCAGCGATGGATCGCCACTCTACAACTTGGCAACCGTCGTCGACGATGCTCAGATGAAAATCAGCCATGTGATCCGAGCCGAGGAACACCTTTCCAACACGCCCGCACAACTGCTGATTTACAAAGCACTCGGTGAAACACCGCCCACGTTTGCGCATATTCCGTTCGTGACTGCACCAGGAACGTCGAAGAAACTATCCAAGCGAGACATCGGCAAATATCGCAACAACCCGAAATTCAAAAAGCTCTTCGAAGCCGGCGACCGCGTGTTCCCCCGCTTAAATCTTCAAGACGTCAGTGACGAAACGCTCAACCCTGTGATGGTGCAGTACTACGAACAGATCGGCTACCTACCGGCCGGTTTGCTCAATGCGTTGGCTCAGCTAGGTTGGTCGTTCGATGACAAAACCGAGATACTCTCACGTGAGTTTTTGCTGGACAATTTCACGCTCGATAAGGTGATCAAAGCCCCGGCTGGCTTCGATCCCGATAAGCTTAACAGCTACCAATCCCACTGGATGCAAGAACTTCCCCGCGAGCGGAAAATCAACGGGTGTCTTCCGTACTTGCAACAAGCCGGATTGCTTGGCAAGGAACCAACCGACGAAGACCGTGAGTGGGTCGGGCAAGTGATCGACACGCTTGGAGAGCGTTTGACTCTCTTCAGCGATATCCTCAACGCGGATGACTTCTTCACCGCCGACGACGAACTGACTTTCGACGAAAAGTCGTTCAAGAAACGAATCCAGAAGCCGGACGACGCGGTCCCATTGCTTGCCGAGTTTCGCGAGGCATTGGCGAATGCGGAGTCGTTCGATGTCGACTCGCTCGACAAATTACTACACGACTT
This portion of the Thalassoroseus pseudoceratinae genome encodes:
- a CDS encoding HpcH/HpaI aldolase family protein, translated to MKKNPVKQQLQAGKPQVGTWLSFGNIFATRLMARTGFPWLTVDMEHSPISWMEAGTLFGVIADAGCVPICRVPNGDHTHIKRALDAGAMGIVAPMVDTVEQAKSIIAATKYPPIGNRSVGGGMHALNFSASAGDYYRHANDEILVVLQTESPTGVENAEEIYSLPGCDAIFVGPNDLRAQMRTPDGTDPTPEAHEEMMQRVLAAGKKTGTPVGLHVQTPAQVQQRIAEGWQFIALASEMKMMVNDASRMLSELDMEPATKDLARY
- a CDS encoding c-type cytochrome; translation: MSRSLLIVRGGGWCCLGFVLGAFSLGQVVAEDAKVLTQVPEVAASQVKGETAEPNDSPVVDFNQGPKPKWIWGEGNDNQTWYFRKTFSVDRGWTGTMIASCDNVMTVHLNGKKVFSSSEWQTPETREIGAMLKRGENEILVEANNAGGIAAFAMKLVLGSKRDPNADPKYIVTDDSWTASRQKSGSDAVAVRTIGKMGDQPWGNVFSKTGLASSQPRNVFQTPPGFQVELLYTVPKDELGSWVCITFDETGRLIASDQGDKGLCRITPPPIGSDEPTKVEPLDVKMTSAQGMLAAFGHLYCSVNGGPGSGFYRLTDTDGDDQYDEVKKLQSFQGGGEHGPHAVRLSPDGKSLFVIAGNHTNPPKFDASRIPSNWSEDLLLPRQWDARGHARGKLAPGGWIAKTDRNGETWEMFSVGYRNPYDMAFNADGELFAYDADMEWDLGSPWYRPTRVSHAISGSEFGWRSGTGKWPTYFPDSLPPVVEIGPGSPVGVEFGYGTKFPAKYQKALYLLDWTFGTIYAIHLTPNGSTYDGERTEFLSRTPLPLTDAAVGPDGALYFTIGGRGTQSELYRVTYVGDESTEPVEAKNQSNENMRETRQRLEALHHPGKVSKEDLDFIWSNLDSSDRFIRYAARVALEHRSVEQWLPKLDQADTPEQVVSAVIALARQGDPSQKAIAVTALTKLNPGEFEKEQKLAYLRAWALVFIRMGEPTQQVASELANKLDPYFPSDDSDVNRELARLLVYLNSPTVITKTLKLMDKPFKPTAEQRADLLARNSRYGGTVAQMIANQPDPDKVFYALVLRNLKYGWTLEQRQAYFEHLSKLREKSGGASYQGFIDNIRKEALENTTDAERDALERTVDLEPPSLEELPKPQGPGKNWTVDELVQMTKSGLTGRDFDQGRAMFAAAQCVRCHRYGGEGGATGPDLSNVAGRFGGKDLAEAIIDPSKVISDQYREMKVFLSSGLSYSGRVLSEADGKVVILTDPVDISKTVTVDKDDIEIMTPSKTSTMPAKLLNDLNREEVLDLMAYLLSRGNPNNPMFKK
- a CDS encoding DUF4159 domain-containing protein codes for the protein MSETSKSRNQMILAGVFFVVWLVAVATWKYFTRLADTHGWVTGVYWGVFASTVPMGLFWWWRVRETGVARRRAVATVIGLMWWQLSVFAAHALGWEWIRSQLALWGTIGTFFVGLAWMIWTLERIERRHWLNALESADEPPKRIWNPLRPDAWFYGRRSQKLNQSLSALTSYIVLFFAGYMLLTQVGGCSEVYEMPAGGGQQQPIAQVVKVQKKIRQKFVVNPLSALKFKVPPIDEVQVITQELTKHAYTVGYGQGEGAGFAGGTQKGKVRFIRLEYSGGDWNQDFGVGADQNILIEYGIRTGQKVAAKTEARRVAELKNFPIGKSPPMVFLTGQKNISLSNSEIKILREYLLDKHGMLFVDNGGSRHFHNQVLHMMHQVLPNVREVPVPLDDVIHRIPYTLPFLPYVAPHGGKEALGWKVDGRWVCYYHPGDIADAWADDHAGVKPTVWEACYQLGTNIIFYSHSEYAKWLAARKDE
- a CDS encoding ExbD/TolR family protein, whose product is MKIRRRSSTAEVPSMAMGDIAFNLLIFFVILARAQDDSHLQWQPANAAELQAGRQSQVSVVIDKESRLYLNGGEIGLAALEGSISGLLGDAPKGERNVLLKIHKDALGQRWGPVLEAVGAAGGEAFLVLEEQKTESE
- a CDS encoding ExbD/TolR family protein produces the protein MRIRRRNKLLVESPASATGDIAFNLIVFFLVCASVQPEGGKEQNIPGSETVEQQNEQENLEVRIKRTVLLYNGDPIQPETLRPALTNKFSAARTPEEKLVVVSYDNDAPWSRYVEVSEIIDTAGGTVVLQTEEEKEVDIPAE
- a CDS encoding MotA/TolQ/ExbB proton channel family protein; the protein is MTHWIVCTLLFAQAAPTAPEVDDVPPPAAEQQVAPENPAPTDQSEPADNAETEPAEESASDGVLGGLMNSGALKLLLDGGWFMLPILLLGIVAFGVIIERYRSLKMLSTDSSQLRNKVRALLEQDQPEKALELCDRETGPVAAILAAGLRKYVVLRRLGYDTARIEEQVIKAMDDYSVHIVAALEKHLPILATVSSAAPMLGFLGTVSGMIVSFNEINERIGEENIVKLASGGISEALLTTCAGLIIGIPAFIGFNYFNSVINRFVLDVEESATELIETVSLNETLADRNGAITEKSETDLVT